A portion of the Natronococcus sp. AD-5 genome contains these proteins:
- a CDS encoding conditioned medium-induced protein 4, translated as MNDKTEELRDIFTDVTDGEETVTEAQEDTRGSLEKDERTDQERLESVVSQMRERYEFEGPLSTDDYIAVARGFYDGLPDEELADELGVDEEDVFEARLSLHLIDDADADEVDLVAIRNREEDDETLAAEYDVTEEQISRYRRVAAAQDESRTANDRYRDEFDSILADAALSERMTTDVREDGLEDATEGMETDVDF; from the coding sequence ATGAACGACAAAACCGAGGAACTCCGAGACATTTTCACCGACGTCACCGACGGCGAGGAAACGGTTACCGAAGCGCAAGAAGACACCCGCGGATCGCTCGAAAAGGACGAGCGAACGGACCAGGAACGCCTCGAGAGCGTCGTCTCCCAGATGCGAGAACGATACGAGTTCGAGGGTCCGCTCTCGACCGACGACTACATCGCGGTTGCGAGAGGGTTCTACGACGGGTTGCCCGACGAGGAACTCGCCGACGAACTCGGCGTCGACGAAGAAGACGTCTTCGAGGCGCGGCTGTCGCTGCACCTCATCGACGACGCCGACGCCGACGAGGTCGATCTCGTCGCGATCCGCAACCGCGAGGAGGACGACGAGACGCTCGCCGCGGAGTACGACGTCACCGAGGAGCAGATCAGCCGCTACCGTCGCGTCGCCGCGGCCCAGGACGAGTCCCGGACGGCGAACGACCGCTACCGCGACGAGTTCGACAGCATCCTCGCGGACGCGGCGCTCTCCGAGCGCATGACGACGGACGTCCGCGAGGACGGCCTCGAGGATGCGACCGAGGGAATGGAGACGGACGTTGACTTCTAA
- a CDS encoding (Fe-S)-binding protein — MNVVAQTEVTRETYWGLSSTEYALFYLLATVVVLVFLYGVYQRFARYAAGDDDPFERLDDLSSRIVGGTKIVLSNEKQFNRDLYGGLMHAFIMWGFLTLFTATLILMVDEYVARKALKSAFWHGDFYLAYKFIVNAMGLLFVVGIGMAMYRRYWIRNERLWGRHTSTEDDIFIWTLFALGVGGFLLQGLRIYATGMPDHEIVSFVGWGLALLFQSIGLPTVAGTATDPNHVTLGVFGVNAETVHWMAWWSHSLLAFFFIAWIPYAKPFHMLSSFANVVTRDEKAGKRLPNVPSDLDATNAESIDDFTWKELLDQDACTKCGRCSSVCPAKASDRPLDPRNVILDLKKYREELEAGGDEQPIIADGGTSVIDTETMESCMACMACMDACPVEIEHLQSFTRLNRQMTDQGDIAPSMQDVFQNVMQNGNTFGDSPRNRGDWTEDLEFDVADAREETVDYLWYVGDFPSYDDRNKRVARSLATILQEADVSFGILFDDEKFDGNDIRRVGEEFLYIELAGHHVETWEDCEFDTIVCTDPHSYNTFKNEYPEVDFEEFADDPMMPFDYTDEWNADGEIDVLHWTQAVEELVTEGKLELSGTELDYTVTYHDPCHLGRYNDEYEAPRELIKATGCELDEMPRNRSNSFCCGGGGGGLWMDFEEEPKPSEERIREALEDTDAGSDVEKFVVACPMCMTMYEDGRKTGGYEEEIEVVDVAELIVEAIGAEEEADLEVAAD; from the coding sequence ATGAACGTTGTAGCGCAGACGGAGGTGACGCGGGAGACGTACTGGGGGCTCAGTAGCACGGAGTACGCGCTGTTCTATCTCCTCGCAACCGTTGTGGTCCTCGTCTTCCTCTACGGTGTGTACCAGCGGTTCGCCCGCTACGCGGCGGGCGACGACGACCCGTTCGAGCGTCTCGACGACCTCTCGAGTCGCATCGTCGGCGGCACCAAGATCGTCCTCTCGAACGAGAAACAGTTCAATCGGGACCTCTACGGCGGATTGATGCACGCTTTCATCATGTGGGGGTTCCTGACGCTGTTTACTGCGACGCTGATCCTCATGGTCGACGAGTACGTCGCCCGGAAGGCGCTCAAGTCGGCGTTCTGGCACGGCGACTTCTACCTCGCCTACAAGTTCATCGTCAACGCGATGGGACTGCTGTTCGTCGTCGGCATCGGGATGGCGATGTACCGCCGGTACTGGATTCGCAACGAGCGACTCTGGGGTCGCCACACGAGCACCGAGGACGACATCTTCATCTGGACGCTGTTCGCGCTGGGCGTCGGCGGCTTCCTGCTCCAGGGGCTGCGCATCTACGCGACGGGCATGCCCGACCACGAGATCGTCAGCTTCGTCGGCTGGGGGCTCGCGCTGCTCTTCCAGTCGATCGGCCTGCCGACGGTCGCGGGGACGGCGACCGATCCGAACCACGTCACGTTGGGGGTCTTCGGCGTCAACGCCGAAACCGTCCACTGGATGGCCTGGTGGTCCCACTCGCTGCTCGCGTTCTTCTTCATCGCGTGGATCCCCTACGCGAAGCCGTTCCACATGCTCTCCTCGTTCGCGAACGTCGTCACCCGCGACGAGAAGGCCGGCAAGCGCCTGCCGAACGTGCCCTCGGATCTGGACGCGACCAACGCCGAGTCCATCGACGACTTCACCTGGAAGGAACTGCTCGACCAGGACGCCTGCACCAAGTGCGGCCGCTGTTCCTCCGTCTGTCCCGCGAAGGCCTCCGACCGGCCGCTCGACCCGCGCAACGTCATCCTCGACCTCAAAAAGTACCGCGAGGAACTCGAGGCCGGCGGCGACGAGCAGCCGATCATCGCCGACGGGGGGACGAGCGTTATCGACACGGAGACGATGGAGTCCTGCATGGCCTGCATGGCCTGCATGGACGCCTGTCCCGTCGAGATCGAGCACCTCCAGTCCTTTACCCGGCTCAACCGCCAGATGACCGACCAGGGCGACATCGCCCCGAGCATGCAGGACGTCTTCCAGAACGTCATGCAGAACGGCAACACCTTCGGCGACAGTCCCCGGAACCGCGGCGACTGGACCGAGGACCTCGAGTTCGACGTCGCCGACGCCCGCGAAGAGACGGTCGACTACCTCTGGTACGTCGGCGATTTCCCGAGCTACGACGACCGCAACAAGCGGGTCGCCCGCTCGCTGGCGACCATCCTCCAGGAGGCCGACGTCAGCTTCGGCATCCTCTTCGACGACGAGAAGTTCGACGGCAACGACATTCGGCGGGTCGGCGAGGAGTTCCTCTACATCGAACTCGCCGGCCACCACGTCGAGACCTGGGAGGACTGCGAGTTCGACACAATCGTCTGCACCGACCCCCACTCCTACAACACCTTCAAGAACGAGTACCCGGAGGTCGACTTCGAGGAGTTCGCCGACGACCCGATGATGCCGTTCGACTACACCGACGAGTGGAACGCCGACGGCGAAATCGACGTCCTCCACTGGACCCAGGCCGTCGAAGAGCTGGTCACCGAGGGCAAACTCGAGCTGTCGGGCACCGAACTCGACTACACGGTCACCTACCACGATCCGTGTCACCTGGGCCGGTACAACGACGAGTACGAGGCCCCGCGCGAACTCATCAAGGCGACGGGCTGCGAACTCGACGAGATGCCGCGCAACCGCTCGAACTCGTTCTGCTGCGGCGGCGGCGGCGGCGGCCTCTGGATGGACTTCGAAGAGGAGCCCAAGCCGAGCGAAGAACGGATTCGGGAGGCGCTCGAGGACACCGACGCCGGGTCGGACGTCGAGAAGTTCGTCGTCGCCTGCCCGATGTGCATGACGATGTACGAGGACGGCCGCAAGACCGGCGGCTACGAAGAGGAGATCGAGGTCGTCGACGTCGCCGAGCTGATCGTCGAGGCGATCGGCGCCGAGGAGGAGGCCGACCTCGAGGTCGCGGCGGACTGA
- a CDS encoding type 1 glutamine amidotransferase has product MSQLRIAVLNASHRDENTTRNFRRELDASLAEFDVTEGSLPETFDFDGAVVTGSRSSVYWDEEWIPPTKEWVGEAIERDIPFLGICWGHQLLADVLGGTVEDMGTYEVGYSEIEHSGESRLFDGISREFTAFTSHADEVSDLPSGSEPLAKNHYSNHGFRKDRVFGLQFHPEYDTKTARELVHRKELSDERRESVLTEITEENYQKACEAKLVFENFLEYVRELQSMEATAEPGSRPERTSS; this is encoded by the coding sequence ATGAGTCAGCTTCGTATTGCCGTCCTGAACGCATCCCACCGGGACGAGAACACGACGCGAAACTTCCGACGTGAACTCGACGCATCCCTGGCCGAGTTCGACGTCACCGAGGGGTCGCTGCCGGAGACGTTCGACTTCGACGGCGCGGTCGTTACCGGCTCCCGGTCCTCGGTCTACTGGGACGAAGAGTGGATTCCGCCGACCAAGGAGTGGGTCGGCGAGGCGATCGAGCGCGACATCCCGTTCCTCGGTATCTGTTGGGGGCACCAACTGCTCGCGGACGTCCTCGGCGGCACCGTCGAGGATATGGGCACCTACGAGGTCGGGTACAGCGAGATCGAACACTCCGGCGAGTCGCGACTCTTCGACGGCATCTCCCGGGAGTTCACCGCCTTCACGAGCCACGCCGACGAGGTATCGGACCTCCCGTCCGGGTCCGAACCCCTCGCCAAGAATCACTACTCCAACCACGGCTTCCGCAAGGACCGGGTCTTCGGCCTCCAGTTCCACCCCGAGTACGACACGAAGACCGCCCGCGAACTCGTCCACCGGAAGGAACTCTCCGACGAACGCCGCGAGTCCGTCCTCACCGAGATCACCGAGGAGAACTATCAAAAAGCGTGCGAGGCGAAGCTGGTGTTCGAGAACTTCCTCGAGTACGTGCGCGAACTGCAGTCGATGGAGGCGACGGCGGAACCGGGTTCCCGTCCCGAACGTACTTCTTCGTAA
- a CDS encoding AMP-binding protein: MTLSLARRAERSPDRTAVVDISEGRLYAPAETVHEDRVSYGGLSRIVAQTAGALAERGVESGDTVCLVTRNRVASIALLFACRRLGATLAPISHRLTPTTVKRPFDALEPTLVVAEAAQRDLVRSIPFDRTVTLEQLADADASTVDTAERPSDADAPLLALHGTPGQPVVAFAPSTVEWNCISAIVAWGLSRDDSGIVLDPLSAPDGLFRTALPLLYVGGRLLLDRAFDPGDALTAIDHHVVTVLGGRAAPVRELAADENAGALARVERAICDQTVEEGATETLLEHGVSVSRAYGLLECPTAMSRTVSGPTEGDAVGRPVLDCRARLVDDGTVLEGAADGTLQLSGPVVADGYVNPADTGDAGGSREAKQEPESDAETRQGRGENGDGDEGSAAGSGDGSDGGEFTNGWFDTGDRFRRDEDGVYYRS, encoded by the coding sequence GTGACCCTCTCGCTGGCTCGTCGCGCCGAACGGTCCCCCGACCGGACGGCCGTCGTCGATATCTCCGAAGGACGCCTCTACGCGCCCGCGGAAACCGTCCACGAGGATCGCGTCTCCTACGGGGGGCTGTCGCGGATCGTCGCCCAGACCGCCGGCGCGCTCGCCGAACGCGGCGTCGAATCCGGCGACACCGTCTGTCTCGTGACGCGAAATCGCGTCGCGTCGATCGCGCTCCTCTTCGCGTGCCGTCGACTGGGGGCGACGCTCGCGCCGATCTCCCACCGGCTGACGCCGACGACCGTGAAACGTCCGTTCGACGCCCTCGAGCCGACTCTCGTCGTCGCCGAGGCGGCCCAGCGCGACCTCGTCCGATCGATCCCGTTCGATCGAACCGTCACGCTCGAGCAGCTCGCGGACGCCGACGCGTCGACCGTCGACACCGCGGAGCGGCCGAGCGACGCGGACGCCCCGCTGCTCGCACTTCACGGCACACCGGGGCAGCCCGTCGTCGCGTTCGCCCCGAGCACGGTCGAGTGGAACTGCATCAGCGCCATCGTCGCGTGGGGACTCTCGAGGGACGATTCGGGGATCGTCCTCGATCCGCTGTCGGCTCCCGACGGGCTGTTTCGAACCGCGCTGCCGCTGCTGTACGTCGGCGGTCGACTTCTGCTCGACCGCGCCTTCGATCCCGGCGACGCGCTGACGGCGATCGACCATCACGTCGTGACGGTACTCGGCGGCCGAGCGGCACCGGTTCGGGAGCTCGCGGCCGACGAGAACGCCGGCGCGCTCGCGAGGGTCGAGCGCGCGATCTGCGATCAGACGGTCGAGGAGGGCGCTACCGAAACGCTACTCGAGCACGGCGTATCCGTCTCGCGGGCGTACGGACTGCTCGAGTGTCCGACGGCGATGAGCCGAACGGTCTCCGGGCCGACGGAGGGCGACGCGGTCGGGCGGCCGGTGCTCGACTGTCGGGCCCGGCTCGTCGATGACGGGACCGTCCTCGAGGGCGCCGCCGACGGAACGCTCCAGCTTTCGGGACCGGTGGTCGCCGACGGCTACGTAAACCCCGCCGATACCGGCGACGCGGGCGGCTCGAGGGAGGCGAAACAGGAGCCGGAATCGGACGCGGAAACGAGACAGGGACGCGGCGAGAACGGGGACGGAGACGAGGGCAGCGCCGCGGGCTCGGGCGACGGGTCCGACGGCGGGGAATTCACGAACGGCTGGTTCGACACCGGCGACCGGTTCCGGCGGGACGAAGACGGCGTCTATTATCGGTCCTGA
- a CDS encoding alpha/beta fold hydrolase, translating to MPTAPNGSVSLYYHREGEGDPVVFVPEAGLGGWSWGWQHAALTGPYETVVWDLRGTGRSDAPSGPYSLESLVDDLETILEAIEARSAHLVGAGLGGAIALAAARTSTRVETLSLFGTAARGDAFDLEPLFAPPADRAALRDSLEAGLSADFREAQPAVVDGIVDWRADGDATREGWTAQVAALEGFDATDWLVEVTQPTRVFHGTDDALVSPSAGRQLANGLPRGEFAPLEGAGHLAFVERSRTVNDRLLGFLETQSTDE from the coding sequence ATGCCCACCGCACCGAACGGGAGCGTCTCGCTGTACTACCACCGCGAGGGCGAGGGCGACCCCGTCGTCTTCGTCCCCGAGGCCGGCCTCGGCGGCTGGTCGTGGGGGTGGCAACACGCCGCGCTCACCGGCCCGTACGAGACGGTCGTCTGGGACCTCCGCGGGACGGGGCGGTCTGACGCGCCGTCCGGACCCTACTCCCTGGAGTCGCTCGTCGACGACCTCGAGACGATCTTGGAGGCGATCGAGGCGCGAAGCGCACACCTCGTCGGCGCGGGGCTCGGCGGTGCGATCGCGCTCGCAGCGGCCCGAACCTCGACTCGCGTCGAGACGCTGTCGCTTTTCGGCACCGCCGCCCGCGGCGACGCGTTCGACCTCGAGCCGCTGTTCGCGCCGCCGGCCGATCGCGCGGCGCTTCGGGACTCTCTCGAGGCCGGACTCTCCGCCGACTTCCGCGAGGCGCAACCGGCGGTCGTCGACGGCATCGTCGACTGGCGAGCCGACGGCGACGCGACCCGCGAGGGGTGGACGGCGCAGGTCGCCGCGCTCGAGGGATTCGACGCGACGGACTGGCTCGTCGAGGTGACCCAACCGACGCGAGTCTTCCACGGAACCGACGACGCGCTCGTCTCGCCGTCCGCCGGCCGGCAACTCGCGAACGGCCTTCCGCGCGGGGAGTTCGCCCCGCTCGAGGGGGCGGGCCACCTCGCGTTCGTCGAGCGGTCGCGAACGGTCAACGATCGGCTTCTCGGGTTTCTCGAAACGCAATCGACCGACGAGTAG
- a CDS encoding twin-arginine translocation signal domain-containing protein, translating into MVRDNRSDQSTIRTASRRRLLASGGVGLAAALAGCGDLRTRTLAHSETIEEDGETHLVFGGDERIAEVSFLDRWNTDGGRPPYGMRLHAWHAEDTHLERLRYELRPEGVDHPPEFSLTRPGGSPWEPIEFARGDDPETTVLNVPELGSIGRGSVGFDLLVEPWTDEAFDLRVDVEATIESSGVLGRTYEIEGHLVRTLPGYEQFE; encoded by the coding sequence ATGGTTCGCGACAATCGATCGGATCAATCGACGATTCGAACCGCCTCCCGTCGACGGCTGCTCGCCTCCGGCGGCGTCGGACTCGCCGCGGCCCTCGCCGGCTGTGGCGACCTCCGAACGCGGACCCTCGCTCACTCGGAGACGATCGAAGAGGACGGCGAAACCCACCTCGTTTTCGGCGGCGACGAGCGGATCGCCGAGGTCTCGTTTCTCGACCGGTGGAACACGGACGGGGGCCGTCCCCCGTACGGAATGAGACTCCACGCGTGGCACGCGGAGGACACGCACCTCGAGCGGCTCCGGTACGAACTTCGACCGGAGGGGGTCGATCATCCGCCGGAGTTCTCGCTCACTCGTCCCGGCGGCTCTCCGTGGGAACCGATCGAATTCGCCCGCGGCGACGATCCCGAAACGACGGTCCTCAACGTCCCCGAACTCGGGTCGATAGGGCGCGGATCGGTGGGATTCGACCTCCTCGTTGAACCGTGGACCGACGAGGCGTTCGACCTCCGCGTCGACGTCGAGGCGACGATCGAATCGTCGGGCGTCCTCGGCCGAACGTACGAGATCGAGGGCCATTTGGTCCGAACGCTCCCGGGATACGAGCAGTTCGAGTGA
- a CDS encoding M20/M25/M40 family metallo-hydrolase: MDFATAWDEELRSFVDELCGFETTAGNEAVAQEWFREFLESAGFETYRWEADAETLATHSSFPDDPDEIETADRPSVAGVLEFGDPDAGRTLVLNGHVDVVPPGTGWNGDPFEPRWTDGRLTARGAADMKCGLAACVFAARHLEASDPALDGRIVVESVAGEEEGGIGAAAAVLENPYPFERDAAIVAEPTDCRPVTATEGSLMKRLRLEGRSAHAATRWHGESVLPRFERIRRAFEEFEVERGERVTHPLYEGFPIPWPVCFGRVEAGHWASSVADELAAEVRIGVAPGETVAEVEHEFEERLAEVVSEDPFLESHPPEFERFSIQFESAEIEADEPVVRAVQSAMEDVGLEDADVRGATHGADSRHYVEAGIPTVLFGPGNIEQAHFPEETIEWDGVLAAGEVLAEAAESFLAA; the protein is encoded by the coding sequence ATGGACTTCGCGACGGCGTGGGACGAGGAGTTGCGGTCGTTCGTCGACGAACTGTGCGGGTTCGAGACGACTGCGGGAAACGAGGCAGTGGCCCAAGAGTGGTTCCGGGAGTTTCTCGAGTCCGCCGGCTTCGAGACCTACCGCTGGGAGGCCGACGCCGAGACGCTGGCGACCCATTCGTCGTTCCCGGACGACCCCGACGAGATCGAGACGGCCGACCGACCGAGCGTCGCGGGGGTCCTCGAGTTCGGCGATCCGGACGCCGGACGAACGCTCGTTCTGAACGGTCACGTCGACGTGGTGCCGCCGGGAACCGGTTGGAACGGCGATCCGTTCGAGCCGCGGTGGACGGACGGCCGACTCACCGCTCGCGGCGCGGCCGACATGAAGTGCGGGCTGGCGGCCTGCGTGTTCGCGGCGCGCCACCTCGAGGCGTCGGATCCCGCCCTCGACGGCAGGATCGTGGTCGAAAGCGTCGCCGGCGAGGAGGAGGGCGGCATCGGCGCGGCCGCGGCGGTCCTGGAGAATCCGTACCCGTTCGAGCGCGACGCGGCGATCGTCGCCGAGCCGACCGACTGTCGGCCGGTGACGGCTACCGAAGGAAGCCTGATGAAGCGGCTCCGACTCGAGGGCCGGTCGGCTCACGCGGCGACGCGCTGGCACGGGGAGTCGGTCCTCCCCCGGTTCGAACGGATCAGACGCGCGTTCGAGGAGTTCGAGGTCGAGCGCGGCGAGCGCGTCACCCACCCGCTGTACGAGGGGTTCCCGATCCCGTGGCCGGTCTGCTTCGGTCGCGTCGAGGCGGGTCACTGGGCGTCGTCGGTCGCGGACGAACTCGCCGCGGAGGTCCGCATCGGCGTGGCGCCGGGCGAGACGGTCGCCGAGGTCGAGCATGAGTTCGAGGAGCGACTAGCCGAGGTCGTCTCCGAGGATCCGTTCCTCGAGTCCCATCCGCCCGAATTCGAGCGGTTCTCTATCCAGTTCGAATCGGCCGAGATCGAGGCGGACGAACCGGTGGTTCGGGCGGTGCAGTCGGCGATGGAAGACGTCGGTCTCGAAGACGCCGACGTCCGCGGCGCGACCCACGGCGCCGACAGCCGTCACTACGTGGAGGCGGGGATTCCGACCGTCCTGTTCGGGCCGGGTAACATCGAACAGGCGCACTTCCCCGAGGAGACGATCGAGTGGGACGGCGTCCTCGCGGCCGGCGAGGTGCTCGCCGAGGCGGCCGAGTCGTTCCTCGCGGCCTAA